A genomic stretch from Aedes albopictus strain Foshan chromosome 2, AalbF5, whole genome shotgun sequence includes:
- the LOC115253885 gene encoding uncharacterized protein LOC115253885: MLTRLFYNTSARNIIQLYEFLRFIPMSANNMDLPGRSSDKCDSDESLVVLFQMTTSSLARTDVRSTSSFDPSVIAERQLSEGSDDSIVFCSDDSEEEAETEDDSCDEDSEGNVSLQPDSGFEEKKVQFNLHPEVYVIRAWDFAYRQARKGEWEMAARDRERFKKRIQETGNILSSVFDKNLRDKVYEERFSSTTGGEPM, from the coding sequence TTCTACAATACATCAGCCAGAAACATCATTCAGCTCTATGAGTTCCTGAGATTTATTCCGATGAGTGCCAACAATATGGATTTACCGGGTCGTTCTTCTGACAAATGCGACAGCGATGAGAGTTTAGTGGTGCTTTTCCAGATGACCACTTCATCATTGGCCAGGACCGATGTCCGTTCCACAAGTTCCTTCGACCCATCAGTAATAGCTGAGCGACAGCTTTCGGAAGGCAGCGATGACAGTATCGTTTTTTGCTCAGACGATTCTGAAGAAGAGGCAGAAACAGAGGACGACAGCTGTGATGAGGATAGCGAAGGCAATGTTTCACTGCAACCAGATTCCGGCTTTGAGGAGAAGAAGGTACAATTCAATCTGCATCCGGAAGTGTACGTGATAAGGGCATGGGATTTCGCGTACCGCCAAGCACGGAAAGGAGAATGGGAAATGGCTGCGAGAGATCGAGAGCGTTTCAAAAAACGGATCCAGGAAACAGGAAATATTCTCAGCTCGGTCTTCGATAAAAATTTGCGTGATAAAGTATATGAAGAGCGGTTTAGCAGTACTACAGGTGGTGAACCAATGTAG